A genome region from Flavobacterium sp. CFS9 includes the following:
- a CDS encoding helix-turn-helix transcriptional regulator, producing the protein MSTATKSNHIGRKISRIRELRDMKQEALAQALGTSQQTVSTIENSETIDDAKLAEVAKALGVSVEAIKNFNEENMISYFNNFYDNSTSNGVNGIFSPSHCSFNPIDKVVELFERLVQAEKEKVEYLEKLLKEK; encoded by the coding sequence ATGAGCACAGCAACAAAATCTAACCATATAGGACGAAAAATTAGTCGTATTCGCGAACTAAGAGACATGAAGCAGGAAGCCTTGGCTCAGGCTTTAGGAACCTCCCAGCAAACTGTATCCACAATAGAGAATAGCGAAACCATAGACGATGCAAAACTCGCAGAAGTAGCAAAAGCACTTGGCGTAAGTGTTGAGGCTATAAAAAACTTTAACGAAGAAAACATGATCAGTTATTTTAATAATTTTTATGATAATAGCACTAGCAATGGCGTAAATGGAATATTCAGCCCAAGCCATTGTTCCTTTAATCCAATAGACAAAGTAGTGGAGCTTTTTGAGCGTTTAGTTCAAGCCGAAAAAGAAAAAGTTGAATATCTGGAAAAATTATTAAAAGAAAAATAA
- a CDS encoding DedA family protein, whose translation MNNFDWTQLINPEFYITLSIGGVQIGLFIVLFIVFAETGLFAGFFLPGDSLLFLAGIYSRDLMQNVVDIPTDFLNVFILSTLVAIMGVLGNMTGYWFGAKSGYYLFKKEDSFWFKKKYLLQSKDFFEKYGGKAIIYARFLPIFRTFAPIVAGIVSMDKKKFMFFNVLSSFLWSFILIFAGHYLYGVFLKEGIDLKHHIEYIIIIIVIISTFPVLIKLFKKRPSEKV comes from the coding sequence TATATAACATTAAGCATTGGAGGGGTTCAAATTGGTTTATTTATTGTTCTCTTTATAGTTTTTGCTGAAACCGGACTTTTTGCAGGTTTTTTTCTTCCGGGAGACAGTTTACTTTTCTTAGCAGGTATTTACAGTCGTGACTTAATGCAGAATGTTGTTGATATTCCGACGGATTTCCTTAACGTATTTATACTTTCAACTCTGGTTGCTATAATGGGAGTTTTAGGAAATATGACCGGATATTGGTTTGGAGCCAAAAGCGGTTATTATTTGTTTAAAAAAGAAGACTCTTTCTGGTTTAAGAAGAAATATTTATTACAATCAAAAGACTTCTTTGAGAAATACGGCGGAAAAGCAATTATCTACGCACGTTTTCTTCCAATTTTCAGAACTTTCGCGCCAATTGTTGCAGGAATAGTTTCAATGGATAAAAAGAAATTTATGTTCTTTAACGTGCTAAGTTCTTTCTTATGGTCGTTTATATTAATCTTTGCAGGACATTACTTATATGGAGTGTTTTTGAAAGAAGGAATAGATTTAAAACATCACATCGAATACATTATTATCATAATTGTAATCATATCTACATTTCCGGTATTGATCAAACTCTTTAAAAAGAGACCAAGCGAAAAAGTATAA
- a CDS encoding lipocalin family protein, which yields MKKIVFLALIALASFTIQAQTSKELIGKWQLVKLTKNGKEKDIKEKFKTDQVFQVFNEDGKFTGINGDKSTNGKWKLSKNNDVLTVTVDLIPVKFQIEYFDSQKRVITQEQLGTLEYKKVDN from the coding sequence ATGAAAAAAATTGTTTTTTTAGCGCTAATTGCATTAGCTTCGTTTACAATCCAGGCACAAACTTCAAAAGAACTTATTGGAAAATGGCAACTGGTAAAACTTACCAAAAATGGAAAAGAGAAGGATATAAAAGAAAAATTCAAAACCGATCAGGTTTTTCAGGTCTTTAACGAAGATGGAAAATTTACCGGAATTAATGGAGACAAAAGCACCAACGGTAAATGGAAACTTTCAAAAAACAATGATGTCTTAACTGTTACAGTTGATTTAATACCTGTGAAATTTCAAATTGAATACTTCGACAGCCAAAAACGTGTTATTACACAAGAGCAGCTTGGAACACTGGAATACAAAAAGGTAGACAACTAA
- a CDS encoding rod shape-determining protein translates to MGFFDFMTEDIAIDLGTANTLIIHNDKVVIDSPSIVARDRISGKIIAVGKEANMMQGKTHENIKTIRPLKDGVIADFDASEKMINMFIKSIPALKKRMFTPALRMVVCIPSGITEVEMRAVKESCERVNGKEVYLIHEPMAAAIGIGIDIMQPKGNMIVDIGGGTTEIAVIALGGIVCDKSVKIAGDVFTNDIVYYMRTQHNLFVGESTAEKIKIQIGAAIEDLDGPPEDMSVQGRDLLTGKPKQVDVSYREIAKALDKSIQRIEDAVMETLSQTPPELAADIYNTGIYLAGGGSMLRGLDKRISQKTDLPVYIAEDPLRAVVRGTGMALKNITKFKSILIK, encoded by the coding sequence ATGGGATTTTTTGATTTCATGACCGAGGATATTGCGATAGACCTTGGTACCGCAAACACTTTAATCATTCATAATGATAAAGTTGTTATTGATAGTCCGTCGATCGTTGCACGTGATAGAATATCAGGCAAAATCATTGCTGTTGGTAAGGAAGCCAATATGATGCAAGGTAAAACACATGAAAACATAAAGACCATAAGGCCTTTGAAAGACGGTGTAATTGCTGATTTTGATGCTTCGGAAAAGATGATCAACATGTTCATCAAAAGCATTCCTGCATTAAAAAAACGCATGTTTACTCCGGCTTTAAGAATGGTGGTTTGTATTCCTTCAGGTATTACCGAAGTGGAGATGAGAGCGGTAAAAGAATCTTGTGAAAGAGTAAACGGAAAAGAAGTTTACTTAATTCACGAGCCAATGGCAGCAGCGATTGGTATCGGTATCGATATCATGCAGCCAAAAGGAAACATGATTGTTGATATTGGAGGTGGTACGACAGAAATTGCCGTTATTGCATTAGGTGGAATTGTATGTGACAAATCTGTAAAAATTGCAGGTGACGTTTTCACAAACGATATTGTTTATTACATGCGTACACAACACAACCTTTTTGTTGGAGAAAGTACTGCAGAGAAAATAAAAATTCAAATTGGTGCCGCAATCGAAGATTTAGACGGACCACCGGAAGACATGTCAGTTCAGGGTAGAGACTTACTTACGGGGAAACCAAAACAAGTAGATGTTTCTTACCGTGAAATTGCAAAAGCATTAGACAAATCGATTCAGCGTATTGAAGATGCGGTAATGGAGACATTATCTCAGACTCCGCCGGAATTAGCAGCTGATATTTACAACACAGGTATTTATTTAGCTGGTGGTGGATCGATGTTAAGAGGTCTTGACAAACGTATTTCGCAAAAAACAGATTTACCTGTTTACATTGCTGAAGATCCGTTAAGAGCTGTTGTTCGTGGAACCGGAATGGCACTTAAAAACATTACAAAGTTCAAAAGTATCTTAATCAAATAA
- a CDS encoding ABC transporter permease, giving the protein MLVYLRLLKESLGFAVNALRNNKLRTLLSLLGVTIGIFSIIAVLAAVDSLDRKISKDLSSLDKNTIYLMKFSFGPSEIPQWKRDQFPNVKYDEYVGLKNALTNTDQVAYQLFVKHESLKYDSKTVSDVNIVPSSNEIVDIEGISFDKGRFYTESESNSGSAVIVLGYEIAEGLFGTSDPIGKSIRLYGQRFNVIGVIAKQGAGFFGDSNDTSVYLPANFLRRMYGDSDAMTPVIVVKPVKGIDMDAYKAQVAQKLRAIRGMKAGEIDNFFINVLSGFTDFIDGILGQMNVVGWIISGFSLLVGGFGIANIMFVSVKERTNLIGIQKSLGAKNRFILFQFLFEAVILSVIGGIIGLVMVWGIALVLTKVLDFEFVLSFGNIILGTGLAALIGLISGILPAISAANLDPVEAIRTGM; this is encoded by the coding sequence ATGCTTGTTTATCTAAGATTATTAAAAGAAAGTTTGGGTTTTGCTGTAAATGCGCTGCGAAATAATAAACTGCGAACGTTGTTGTCGTTATTAGGTGTTACAATCGGGATTTTTTCGATTATTGCTGTTTTGGCGGCAGTCGATTCTTTAGATCGTAAAATTTCTAAAGATTTGAGCAGCTTAGATAAAAATACGATTTATTTAATGAAGTTTAGTTTTGGACCATCAGAAATTCCACAATGGAAAAGAGATCAGTTTCCAAACGTAAAATACGATGAATATGTAGGGCTGAAGAATGCACTGACCAATACAGATCAGGTGGCGTATCAGCTTTTTGTAAAACACGAAAGTTTAAAATACGATTCAAAAACAGTAAGTGATGTAAATATTGTTCCTTCGTCGAATGAAATTGTTGATATTGAAGGAATAAGTTTTGATAAAGGGAGGTTCTATACCGAATCTGAGTCGAATTCCGGTTCGGCCGTTATTGTTTTGGGTTATGAAATTGCTGAAGGGCTTTTCGGTACAAGTGATCCTATTGGGAAAAGCATTCGTTTGTACGGACAGCGTTTTAATGTAATTGGTGTAATTGCAAAACAGGGAGCCGGTTTTTTTGGAGACAGTAATGATACATCAGTTTATTTGCCGGCTAATTTTTTACGCCGAATGTATGGTGATAGTGATGCCATGACACCTGTAATTGTGGTGAAACCTGTAAAAGGGATAGATATGGATGCTTATAAGGCACAGGTGGCACAAAAATTAAGAGCTATTCGTGGGATGAAAGCTGGGGAAATAGATAATTTTTTTATTAATGTACTTTCCGGATTTACCGATTTTATAGATGGAATTTTAGGACAGATGAATGTTGTTGGATGGATCATCAGTGGATTTTCTCTTTTGGTGGGTGGTTTTGGAATTGCCAATATTATGTTTGTATCCGTAAAAGAAAGAACTAACCTGATCGGAATTCAGAAATCATTGGGGGCTAAAAACCGATTTATTTTGTTTCAGTTTTTGTTCGAAGCAGTAATTCTTTCTGTTATTGGTGGAATAATAGGTTTGGTGATGGTATGGGGAATTGCACTGGTCTTAACAAAAGTGCTTGATTTTGAATTTGTTCTTAGTTTCGGGAATATAATTTTAGGAACCGGACTTGCTGCGCTTATCGGTCTGATTTCAGGAATATTGCCGGCAATCTCTGCGGCAAATTTGGATCCGGTTGAAGCCATTCGAACTGGGATGTAG
- the mrdA gene encoding penicillin-binding protein 2 translates to MRKVLLPSLIIIAASLLVIRIFYLQIIDDSFKLKSENNAIKKKYDYPERGYIYDRHGKLLVANQASYDIMVIPREIKEDLNVGEFCTLLNITREEYDKRIAKAKVYSPRLPSVFLAQLNKNEFAAFQEKIRKYEGFYFQKRSLRDYEVDYGANIFGFITQVNERLIAKNPYYNSGDLIGMQGVEQSYEEILRGIKGVKYIQKDKYNREIGSYKEGKYDTIAVAGEDINLTIDAELQKYGEELMINKRGGIVAIEPKSGEILALVTAPSYDPGILVGRQRSKNYTLLYHDSIAKPLYDRGLLAEYPPGSPFKILTGLVALQEGVINEQTTFMCHHGFSYGRGRFMKCHGFGPHQLHNGIYNSCNTYFAQSYMLTINKYNNPAKAVDVWSDHIKSFGLGQFMGYDLPTGKRGNIPTSKTYKRIYPNGGWRSTTIVSNAIGQGEVLMTPIQLANMMATVANQGYYYTPHIIKKIEGKKIDAKFTTKHVTTIDQKYFPPVISGLFDVYNKGTAYALRVEGIDICGKTGTAENFAKINGKRTQLKDHSIFVAFAPKDNPKIAIAVMIENGGFGATVAGPIASLMIEKYLRHKITRTDLETRVLNRSLASEYAKLGGMNEASAIESTPKDSTLKAKIVPVKPVTPKAEVKKTVSDTTKKN, encoded by the coding sequence ATGAGAAAAGTTTTGCTGCCCTCTTTAATTATTATTGCAGCATCCTTGCTAGTGATCAGGATCTTTTATTTGCAAATTATCGATGATTCGTTTAAGTTAAAATCCGAAAATAATGCCATAAAGAAAAAGTATGACTATCCGGAAAGAGGTTATATTTATGATCGACATGGAAAATTATTAGTTGCCAATCAGGCTTCTTACGATATCATGGTAATTCCGAGAGAAATCAAAGAAGACCTTAACGTTGGTGAATTTTGCACCTTATTAAACATTACCAGAGAAGAATACGACAAAAGAATTGCTAAGGCCAAGGTATACAGCCCAAGACTGCCTTCGGTATTTTTAGCACAGCTGAACAAAAACGAGTTTGCTGCTTTTCAGGAAAAGATTAGAAAATATGAAGGCTTTTATTTCCAAAAGCGTTCTCTTCGTGACTACGAAGTAGATTACGGTGCCAACATCTTCGGTTTTATCACACAGGTAAACGAACGATTGATTGCTAAAAACCCATATTACAATAGTGGAGATTTAATTGGAATGCAAGGTGTTGAACAAAGTTACGAGGAAATTCTACGCGGTATAAAAGGTGTAAAATACATCCAAAAAGACAAATACAACAGAGAAATCGGCTCTTACAAAGAAGGTAAATACGACACCATTGCTGTAGCAGGAGAAGATATCAACTTAACAATTGATGCTGAACTTCAAAAATACGGAGAAGAGTTAATGATCAATAAAAGAGGAGGAATTGTCGCTATCGAGCCTAAAAGTGGTGAGATTTTGGCATTGGTAACTGCTCCTTCTTATGATCCCGGAATTTTAGTTGGAAGACAACGCTCTAAAAACTATACGCTTTTATATCACGATTCAATCGCAAAACCGCTGTACGACAGAGGGCTTCTCGCTGAGTACCCACCTGGTTCTCCGTTTAAAATCCTAACGGGTCTGGTTGCTTTACAGGAAGGTGTTATCAACGAGCAGACTACTTTTATGTGCCACCATGGATTTAGCTATGGTAGAGGACGTTTTATGAAATGTCACGGATTTGGCCCACATCAATTGCACAATGGGATTTACAACTCCTGCAATACCTATTTTGCACAATCTTACATGTTAACCATTAACAAATATAACAATCCTGCAAAGGCAGTAGATGTGTGGAGCGATCACATTAAAAGTTTCGGTTTGGGACAATTTATGGGCTATGACTTGCCAACAGGTAAGAGAGGAAATATCCCAACATCAAAAACATATAAAAGAATTTACCCGAACGGAGGCTGGAGAAGCACAACCATCGTATCGAATGCTATCGGTCAGGGAGAAGTCCTAATGACCCCTATTCAATTAGCCAATATGATGGCAACTGTAGCCAATCAGGGATACTATTATACTCCTCACATCATTAAAAAGATCGAAGGAAAGAAAATTGATGCTAAGTTCACCACCAAACACGTCACCACAATTGACCAAAAATATTTCCCACCGGTCATAAGCGGTTTATTTGATGTTTACAACAAAGGAACAGCTTACGCACTTAGAGTTGAAGGTATTGATATTTGTGGAAAAACGGGTACTGCAGAAAATTTTGCAAAAATTAACGGTAAAAGAACACAGCTGAAAGATCACTCCATATTTGTGGCTTTTGCACCAAAGGATAATCCAAAAATTGCAATTGCAGTAATGATTGAAAATGGAGGATTTGGAGCAACAGTTGCCGGTCCGATTGCCAGTTTAATGATCGAAAAATATCTGAGACATAAAATTACAAGAACCGATTTAGAAACACGGGTTTTAAACAGAAGCTTAGCCAGTGAATATGCGAAACTGGGCGGTATGAACGAAGCCAGCGCCATTGAATCGACGCCAAAAGATTCTACTTTAAAAGCTAAAATTGTTCCCGTTAAACCGGTGACACCTAAAGCAGAAGTTAAGAAAACAGTATCAGACACCACTAAAAAGAACTAA
- the mreC gene encoding rod shape-determining protein MreC — protein sequence MQQIFNFIIRNSNRLLFLLLLGISLALTVQSHSYHRSKIISSANFLSGGVYERINRVNEYLNLRTENDELVLENARLKSLLFNKQDTTKLPLADSVKGVKPADIIVSKVIHNSYNTHENFITLNSGANDGVKPDMGVINSLGIIGIIDDTSPRYATVVSILNTKSQINAKIKKSNHFGSLTWDGKSTGFAQLRDVPRLASIRKGDTIVTGGQSVIFPEGINIGTVDKIYIEKNTSYYVINVKLFNDMTNLGHVYIIKSKDREELINLENKEKNE from the coding sequence ATGCAGCAAATTTTTAATTTCATTATAAGAAACAGTAATCGATTGCTGTTTTTGCTGCTTTTAGGTATTTCGTTGGCACTCACAGTTCAGTCTCATTCTTACCACAGAAGCAAAATAATCAGTTCAGCTAATTTTCTAAGCGGAGGTGTTTATGAAAGAATCAATCGCGTAAATGAATATTTGAATTTAAGAACTGAAAATGACGAACTTGTACTTGAAAACGCAAGATTAAAAAGTCTATTATTCAACAAACAAGACACCACAAAACTACCTTTGGCAGACAGCGTAAAAGGAGTTAAACCTGCGGATATCATTGTTTCAAAAGTAATTCACAACTCTTATAACACACACGAAAATTTCATCACGCTTAACTCAGGGGCAAACGATGGCGTTAAACCGGATATGGGAGTAATCAATAGTTTAGGAATTATTGGTATTATTGATGATACTTCACCAAGATATGCGACTGTAGTAAGTATTTTGAATACAAAATCTCAAATCAATGCCAAGATTAAAAAATCCAATCATTTCGGATCATTGACCTGGGATGGTAAAAGCACCGGATTTGCACAGTTAAGAGATGTTCCAAGATTAGCCTCTATCAGAAAAGGAGATACCATCGTAACTGGAGGGCAATCTGTGATCTTCCCTGAAGGAATCAACATTGGAACTGTTGACAAGATTTATATTGAGAAAAACACAAGTTACTACGTTATAAATGTTAAGCTGTTTAACGATATGACCAACTTGGGACACGTATACATCATCAAGAGCAAGGACAGAGAAGAACTTATTAATTTAGAAAACAAGGAGAAAAATGAATAG
- the rodA gene encoding rod shape-determining protein RodA — protein MKNQSVKNNIDWISVFIYISLVILGWLNIYSSSLLSTEGTYQKQLIFIGCTIPLIFVVLFVDGKFYEKYATIIFGVSLLSLAGLFLFGKTIAGQRCWYAIGSFTLQPSEFAKAATSLALAKYLSDTQINLKDTNRQLQALAIVFSPVLLILPQPDPGSALIYSIFIIVLYREGLPSWYVWTGFITILLFVLTLVLEPYVVILLALGVLTIIHFKGRVVDRNIILSGILLAVISAFVFSVDYVFDHVFKQHHRDRFNILLGKTVDMKGIGYNTNQSEIAIGSGGWIGKGFLEGTQTKGGFVPEQHTDYIFTTVGEEWGFAGSLAVILLFAGLLLRIIYLAERQKTKFSRVYGYCVAGILFIHFFVNIAMVIGIFPTIGVPLPFFSYGGSGLWGFTILLFIFLKMDANKVNEW, from the coding sequence ATGAAAAATCAAAGTGTAAAAAATAACATTGACTGGATAAGCGTTTTTATCTACATTTCGTTGGTGATATTAGGGTGGCTCAATATCTATTCTTCCTCTTTATTATCAACCGAAGGAACTTACCAAAAGCAATTGATCTTTATTGGATGTACCATTCCTTTGATTTTTGTGGTGCTTTTTGTAGATGGAAAGTTTTACGAGAAATATGCGACTATTATTTTTGGAGTTTCGCTATTGTCATTGGCCGGTTTGTTCTTATTCGGAAAAACTATCGCAGGACAAAGATGCTGGTACGCCATTGGAAGTTTTACTTTGCAGCCGTCTGAGTTTGCCAAAGCAGCTACTTCATTGGCATTGGCCAAATATTTAAGTGATACTCAGATCAATCTGAAAGACACTAACAGGCAGCTTCAGGCTTTGGCTATTGTATTTTCACCTGTATTATTAATTTTACCTCAACCCGACCCGGGAAGTGCCTTAATTTATAGCATTTTTATCATAGTTCTGTATAGAGAAGGACTACCATCCTGGTACGTATGGACCGGATTCATTACAATTCTATTATTTGTATTGACACTCGTTCTGGAACCTTATGTTGTTATTTTATTGGCCTTGGGAGTACTAACAATCATACATTTCAAAGGAAGAGTAGTTGACCGAAATATTATTTTAAGCGGTATTCTTTTAGCCGTCATTTCAGCTTTTGTTTTCTCTGTCGATTATGTTTTCGACCACGTTTTCAAACAGCACCACCGTGACCGTTTTAATATCTTATTAGGAAAAACTGTAGACATGAAAGGTATTGGATACAACACCAATCAGTCTGAAATTGCTATTGGATCCGGAGGGTGGATTGGAAAAGGTTTCCTTGAAGGAACTCAAACCAAAGGAGGATTCGTTCCTGAACAGCATACCGATTATATCTTCACAACGGTTGGCGAAGAATGGGGGTTTGCAGGATCTTTAGCCGTAATTTTACTTTTTGCCGGTTTACTTCTAAGAATTATTTACTTAGCCGAAAGACAGAAAACAAAATTCAGCAGAGTATACGGGTATTGTGTTGCCGGAATTTTGTTTATACACTTCTTTGTTAACATTGCCATGGTTATTGGAATTTTCCCAACAATTGGGGTTCCTCTGCCTTTCTTTTCTTATGGAGGTTCCGGACTCTGGGGATTCACAATTTTGCTGTTTATCTTCTTAAAAATGGATGCCAATAAGGTGAATGAATGGTAG
- the purH gene encoding bifunctional phosphoribosylaminoimidazolecarboxamide formyltransferase/IMP cyclohydrolase — MSTTKTIQSALISVFSKDGLEPIVRKLHEQNVTLYSTGGTEDFIKNLGIPVVPVEDITSFPEILGGRVKTLHPKIFGGILNRQDNESDVQQMKEFDIPQIDLVIVDLYPFEKTVASGAGEQDIIEKIDIGGISLIRAGAKNFKDTVIVASVNEYSLLLDLITEQNGATTLENRRLFATKAFHVSSHYDGAIFNYFNTDETIYKESIADGQVLRYGENPHQKGFFFGDFDAMFKKVHGKELSYNNLLDVDAAVNLINEFKTNGPTFAILKHNNACGLASRKTISEAYLAALACDPTSAFGGVLIANTKIDVATAEEINKLFCEVVIAPSYDEEAITILQEKKNRIILIQNEVELPARQVRTCLNGLLIQDRNNITDTKEHLKTVTITEPTAEEIEDLIFASKICKNTKSNTIVFAKNGTLISSGTGQTSRVDALVQAVDKAKAFGFDLTGASMASDAFFPFPDCVELAKKAGITAVIQPGGSIKDELSINYCNENNLAMVFTGTRHFKH, encoded by the coding sequence ATGAGCACAACTAAAACAATACAATCGGCATTAATATCTGTTTTTTCAAAAGACGGTTTAGAGCCAATCGTTAGAAAATTACACGAACAAAACGTTACACTTTACTCGACCGGAGGAACCGAAGATTTTATAAAAAACCTTGGTATTCCTGTAGTTCCTGTTGAAGACATTACTTCTTTCCCTGAAATTCTTGGAGGAAGAGTAAAAACACTTCACCCGAAAATCTTTGGTGGAATTTTGAACCGTCAGGATAACGAAAGTGACGTTCAGCAAATGAAAGAATTTGATATCCCTCAGATTGATTTAGTAATTGTTGATTTGTATCCGTTTGAAAAAACAGTTGCCTCAGGTGCAGGTGAACAAGATATTATTGAAAAAATTGACATTGGCGGAATTTCATTGATCCGTGCCGGTGCAAAAAACTTCAAAGACACTGTAATTGTTGCTTCGGTAAATGAATACAGCTTGCTTTTAGATTTGATTACAGAACAAAATGGAGCCACTACTCTTGAAAACAGAAGATTGTTTGCTACTAAAGCATTCCACGTTTCATCTCACTACGACGGAGCTATTTTTAACTATTTCAACACTGACGAAACCATTTACAAAGAAAGTATTGCAGATGGTCAGGTTTTAAGATATGGTGAAAATCCTCATCAAAAAGGATTCTTCTTTGGTGATTTTGACGCTATGTTCAAAAAAGTTCACGGAAAAGAATTATCATACAACAACTTACTGGATGTTGATGCTGCAGTAAACCTAATTAATGAGTTTAAAACTAACGGTCCAACATTTGCCATTTTAAAACACAATAATGCATGTGGTTTAGCTTCAAGAAAAACAATTAGCGAAGCGTATTTAGCAGCGCTTGCTTGTGATCCAACATCTGCTTTTGGTGGAGTTTTGATTGCAAACACTAAAATTGATGTAGCAACAGCAGAAGAAATCAACAAACTATTCTGCGAAGTGGTAATCGCTCCAAGTTATGACGAAGAGGCAATTACAATACTACAAGAAAAGAAAAACAGAATCATTTTAATTCAAAATGAAGTTGAATTACCGGCAAGACAAGTAAGAACATGTCTTAACGGATTGTTAATTCAGGACAGAAATAATATTACAGATACTAAAGAGCATTTAAAAACCGTTACTATTACTGAGCCTACAGCTGAAGAAATAGAAGATTTGATATTTGCTTCAAAAATTTGTAAAAACACCAAATCAAATACAATCGTATTTGCTAAAAACGGAACTTTAATTTCGTCAGGAACAGGTCAGACTTCAAGAGTTGACGCTTTAGTTCAGGCAGTTGACAAAGCAAAAGCTTTTGGATTTGATTTAACCGGTGCTTCGATGGCAAGTGATGCATTTTTCCCATTTCCGGATTGTGTAGAATTAGCCAAAAAAGCAGGAATAACTGCTGTTATTCAGCCAGGAGGCTCAATAAAAGACGAATTAAGCATAAATTATTGCAATGAAAACAATCTTGCAATGGTATTTACGGGAACACGTCATTTTAAACATTAA
- a CDS encoding NAD(P)-dependent alcohol dehydrogenase, giving the protein MIPVKAYAAYDAVNPLKPYTFERKEVGAHQVQIEILYSGVCHSDIHTAKGDWGPVNYPLVPGHEIVGRIVAVGSEVSKFKIGELAGVGCFVDSCRVCPSCLSGEEQFCDEGMTGTYNGVERGTDIPTKGGYSTSIIVDESYTLHVSEKLDIKGVAPLLCAGITTYSPLRYLKVGKGHKVGVLGLGGLGHMAVKFAVAFGAEVTMLSHSPSKEADAKKLGAHHFALTSNPETMESLANSFDFILNTVSAKHDHNAYLNLLTTNGTMIVVGAPPAPAEIPVFTLIMKRRSIIGSLIGGIRETQEMLDYCAEHNITSDVEIIDMGYINEAYDRMNKSDVKYRFVIDMASLK; this is encoded by the coding sequence ATGATACCAGTTAAAGCTTATGCAGCCTATGATGCTGTTAATCCGTTAAAACCCTACACGTTTGAAAGAAAAGAGGTGGGTGCCCATCAGGTTCAGATAGAAATTTTGTACAGTGGTGTATGCCATTCTGATATTCATACCGCAAAAGGGGATTGGGGGCCTGTAAATTACCCTTTAGTTCCCGGGCACGAAATTGTAGGCCGAATCGTAGCTGTTGGAAGCGAAGTTTCTAAGTTTAAAATTGGAGAGTTGGCAGGAGTGGGATGCTTTGTAGATTCATGCAGAGTGTGTCCAAGCTGTCTGTCCGGTGAAGAGCAATTTTGTGATGAAGGAATGACCGGAACTTATAATGGTGTTGAAAGAGGAACGGATATTCCGACTAAAGGAGGATATTCAACCAGTATTATTGTAGATGAAAGTTATACACTTCACGTTTCTGAGAAACTCGATATTAAAGGAGTTGCTCCGTTATTGTGCGCCGGAATTACCACTTATTCGCCTTTGCGTTATTTAAAAGTGGGCAAAGGGCATAAAGTTGGAGTTCTAGGACTTGGCGGATTAGGTCATATGGCTGTAAAATTTGCAGTTGCTTTTGGTGCCGAAGTTACGATGTTGAGTCACTCTCCTTCAAAAGAAGCCGATGCTAAAAAGTTAGGTGCGCATCATTTTGCTTTAACCTCAAATCCGGAAACAATGGAGTCGCTTGCTAATAGTTTCGATTTTATTCTGAATACAGTTTCTGCCAAACACGATCATAATGCATATCTGAATTTGTTAACCACAAACGGAACCATGATTGTAGTAGGTGCTCCGCCAGCACCTGCTGAGATTCCTGTTTTTACTTTAATCATGAAAAGAAGAAGTATCATAGGAAGTTTAATTGGAGGAATCAGAGAAACTCAGGAAATGCTGGATTACTGCGCCGAGCATAATATTACTTCTGATGTTGAGATCATCGATATGGGGTACATTAATGAAGCTTACGACCGAATGAATAAAAGCGATGTGAAATATCGTTTTGTGATTGATATGGCTTCTTTGAAGTAG